GTGGTTGAAGATGTGCTGGCGCACGAAGGCATCGAAGGTTTCGTAGCTGTCGGTCAGGGTGTGGATATGCAGGCTTTTCAGGTCGCTCATGATGTACAGGCTGACCACTTCGCGGGTGGCCGAGAGCCGTTCGGCGACGGCCTCGATGGCGTAAGGGGCGACGGTCAGGTCGACGAAGGTGGAGATGCCCTTGCCGAGTTTTTCCGGGTTGACCACCGCCGTGAATTTCTCGATCACTCCGGTCTCC
Above is a genomic segment from Pseudomonas argentinensis containing:
- a CDS encoding Lrp/AsnC family transcriptional regulator, with protein sequence MNKLDNALLNILIKDSRTSFADIARQLNISRAHARTRVQALVETGVIEKFTAVVNPEKLGKGISTFVDLTVAPYAIEAVAERLSATREVVSLYIMSDLKSLHIHTLTDSYETFDAFVRQHIFNHPEILTVDCKALMTRVKHRRGGARL